A single region of the Zonotrichia albicollis isolate bZonAlb1 chromosome 16, bZonAlb1.hap1, whole genome shotgun sequence genome encodes:
- the IGFALS gene encoding insulin-like growth factor-binding protein complex acid labile subunit isoform X2, whose amino-acid sequence MSAGKGIPLLLPLALLLAAASQPPGGDPPKDGGDGEAPRCPSPCACSLDDYSEELNVFCSGRNLSRLPEDVPHNAKALWLDGNNFTVLPAAAFRNLSALDFLDLQSSQLGSVEQHAFHGLRSLYHLHLERNRLRHLAPHTFLHTQNLVSLSLNNNHFSKVEEGLFAGLSNLWYLNLGWNSLVVLPDKVFHDLPNLRELILAGNKLPYLQHQLFCSLTELKELDLSGNALKGIKINIFVKLQKLQKLYLNHNQINAIAPRAFMGMKSLRWLDLSHNRLVQLYEDTFLGLLSLHVLRLSTNSIAGLRPRTFKDLQFLEELQLGHNRIRGLAERSFEGLGQLEVLSLNNNQLQDIRAGAFLGLHNVAVMHLSANCIKVLPDFVFKGVTKLHSLHLEHSCVGRIRANTFSGLSSLRRLFLQHNSISLIEDQSFSDLHELLELDLKHNRLSHLSPRLFTGLSNLEYLFLSSNQLLDISQDTFSPLQRLFWLDLSHNQLETLDNSVISPLANLRYLSLRNNSLETFSVSFLCPPFSLEQLWLGGNNWHCNCSLKGLRDFSLQHPAVVPRFVQSVAEGDDSHVPIYTYNNLTCLQPPGLAGLDLRDTAQESFAHC is encoded by the exons ATGAGCGCAGGCAAAG GCAtccccctcctgctccccctggccctgctgctggccgCGGCCTCGCAGCCCCCCGGCGGGGACCCCCCGAAGGACGGGGGGGACGGGGAGGCCCcgcgctgccccagcccctgcgcCTGCAGCCTGGACGATTACAGCGAGGAGCTGAACGTGTTCTGCAGCGGCCGCAACCTCAGCCGCCTGCCCGAGGACGTGCCCCACAACGCCAAAGCGCTGTGGCTGGACGGCAACAACTTCACGGTGCTGCCGGCCGCAGCCTTCAGGAATCTGTCAGCCCTGGACTTCCTGgacctgcagagcagccagctggGCTCCGTGGAGCAGCACGCCTTCCACGGGCTGCGCAGCCTCTACCACCTGCACCTGGAGCGCAACCGCCTCAGGCACCTGGCCCCGCACACCTTCCTGCACACGCAGAACCTCGTGTCCCTCAGCCTCAACAACAACCACTTCAGCAAGGTGGAGGAAGGGCTCTTTGCAGGGCTCTCCAACCTCTGGTACCTCAACCTGGGCTGGAACTCGCTGGTGGTGCTGCCTGACAAGGTGTTCCACGACTTGCCCAACCTGAGGGAGCTGATCCTGGCTGGCAACAAGCTGCCCTacctccagcaccagctcttCTGCAGCCTCAccgagctgaaggagctggacCTGAGCGGGAATGCACTCAAGGGCATCAAGATCAACATCTTTGTCAAGCTGCAGAAGCTGCAGAAGCTGTACCTGAACCACAACCAGATCAACGCCATCGCCCCCCGCGCCTTCATGGGCATGAAGTCGCTGCGGTGGCTGGACCTGTCCCACAACCGCCTGGTGCAGCTCTACGAGGACaccttcctggggctgctgagcctgcACGTGCTGCGCCTCTCCACCAACTCCATCGCCGGCCTGAGGCCCAGGACCTTCAAGGACCTGCAgttcctggaggagctgcagctgggccacAACCGGATCCGGGGCCTGGCTGAGAGGAGCTTCGAGGGGCTGGGCCAGCTGGAGGTGCTGAGCCTCAACAACAACCAGCTGCAGGACATCAGGGCCGGCGCCTTCCTGGGGCTGCACAACGTGGCTGTGATGCACTTGTCAGCCAACTGCATCAAGGTGCTGCCCGACTTTGTCTTCAAGGGGGTCACCAAGCTGCACAGCCTCCACCTGGAGCACAGCTGCGTGGGCAGGATCCGGGCCAACACCTTCTCGGGGCTCTCCAGCCTGCGGCGTCTCTTCCTGCAGCACAACAGCATCTCCCTGATCGAGGACCAGAGCTTCAGCGACCTGCACGAGCTCCTGGAGCTCGACCTGAAGCACAACAGGCTGAGCCACCTCTCGCCCCGGCTCTTCACGGGGCTGAGCAACCTGGAGTacctcttcctctcctccaaCCAGCTCCTGGACATCTCCCAGGACACCTTCAGCCCTCTCCAGAGACTCTTCTGGCTCGACCTCTCCCACAACCAGCTGGAGACACTGGACAACAGCGTCATCTCCCCCCTGGCCAACCTGCGGTACCTCAGCCTGAGGAACAACTCCCTGGAGACCTTCTCGGTGTCGTTCCTGTGccctcccttctccctggagcagctgtggctgggggGCAACAACTGGCACTGCAACTGCTCGCTGAAGGGGCTGCGGGACTTCTCGCTGCAGCACCCGGCCGTGGTGCCGCGCTTCGTGCAGTCGGTGGCCGAGGGCGACGACAGCCACGTCCCCATCTACACCTACAACAACCTCACCTGCCTGCAGCCGCCGGGCCTGGCGGGGCTGGACCTGCGGGACACTGCCCAGGAGAGCTTTGctcactgctga
- the IGFALS gene encoding insulin-like growth factor-binding protein complex acid labile subunit isoform X1 — protein sequence MSAGKAGIPLLLPLALLLAAASQPPGGDPPKDGGDGEAPRCPSPCACSLDDYSEELNVFCSGRNLSRLPEDVPHNAKALWLDGNNFTVLPAAAFRNLSALDFLDLQSSQLGSVEQHAFHGLRSLYHLHLERNRLRHLAPHTFLHTQNLVSLSLNNNHFSKVEEGLFAGLSNLWYLNLGWNSLVVLPDKVFHDLPNLRELILAGNKLPYLQHQLFCSLTELKELDLSGNALKGIKINIFVKLQKLQKLYLNHNQINAIAPRAFMGMKSLRWLDLSHNRLVQLYEDTFLGLLSLHVLRLSTNSIAGLRPRTFKDLQFLEELQLGHNRIRGLAERSFEGLGQLEVLSLNNNQLQDIRAGAFLGLHNVAVMHLSANCIKVLPDFVFKGVTKLHSLHLEHSCVGRIRANTFSGLSSLRRLFLQHNSISLIEDQSFSDLHELLELDLKHNRLSHLSPRLFTGLSNLEYLFLSSNQLLDISQDTFSPLQRLFWLDLSHNQLETLDNSVISPLANLRYLSLRNNSLETFSVSFLCPPFSLEQLWLGGNNWHCNCSLKGLRDFSLQHPAVVPRFVQSVAEGDDSHVPIYTYNNLTCLQPPGLAGLDLRDTAQESFAHC from the exons ATGAGCGCAGGCAAAG CAGGCAtccccctcctgctccccctggccctgctgctggccgCGGCCTCGCAGCCCCCCGGCGGGGACCCCCCGAAGGACGGGGGGGACGGGGAGGCCCcgcgctgccccagcccctgcgcCTGCAGCCTGGACGATTACAGCGAGGAGCTGAACGTGTTCTGCAGCGGCCGCAACCTCAGCCGCCTGCCCGAGGACGTGCCCCACAACGCCAAAGCGCTGTGGCTGGACGGCAACAACTTCACGGTGCTGCCGGCCGCAGCCTTCAGGAATCTGTCAGCCCTGGACTTCCTGgacctgcagagcagccagctggGCTCCGTGGAGCAGCACGCCTTCCACGGGCTGCGCAGCCTCTACCACCTGCACCTGGAGCGCAACCGCCTCAGGCACCTGGCCCCGCACACCTTCCTGCACACGCAGAACCTCGTGTCCCTCAGCCTCAACAACAACCACTTCAGCAAGGTGGAGGAAGGGCTCTTTGCAGGGCTCTCCAACCTCTGGTACCTCAACCTGGGCTGGAACTCGCTGGTGGTGCTGCCTGACAAGGTGTTCCACGACTTGCCCAACCTGAGGGAGCTGATCCTGGCTGGCAACAAGCTGCCCTacctccagcaccagctcttCTGCAGCCTCAccgagctgaaggagctggacCTGAGCGGGAATGCACTCAAGGGCATCAAGATCAACATCTTTGTCAAGCTGCAGAAGCTGCAGAAGCTGTACCTGAACCACAACCAGATCAACGCCATCGCCCCCCGCGCCTTCATGGGCATGAAGTCGCTGCGGTGGCTGGACCTGTCCCACAACCGCCTGGTGCAGCTCTACGAGGACaccttcctggggctgctgagcctgcACGTGCTGCGCCTCTCCACCAACTCCATCGCCGGCCTGAGGCCCAGGACCTTCAAGGACCTGCAgttcctggaggagctgcagctgggccacAACCGGATCCGGGGCCTGGCTGAGAGGAGCTTCGAGGGGCTGGGCCAGCTGGAGGTGCTGAGCCTCAACAACAACCAGCTGCAGGACATCAGGGCCGGCGCCTTCCTGGGGCTGCACAACGTGGCTGTGATGCACTTGTCAGCCAACTGCATCAAGGTGCTGCCCGACTTTGTCTTCAAGGGGGTCACCAAGCTGCACAGCCTCCACCTGGAGCACAGCTGCGTGGGCAGGATCCGGGCCAACACCTTCTCGGGGCTCTCCAGCCTGCGGCGTCTCTTCCTGCAGCACAACAGCATCTCCCTGATCGAGGACCAGAGCTTCAGCGACCTGCACGAGCTCCTGGAGCTCGACCTGAAGCACAACAGGCTGAGCCACCTCTCGCCCCGGCTCTTCACGGGGCTGAGCAACCTGGAGTacctcttcctctcctccaaCCAGCTCCTGGACATCTCCCAGGACACCTTCAGCCCTCTCCAGAGACTCTTCTGGCTCGACCTCTCCCACAACCAGCTGGAGACACTGGACAACAGCGTCATCTCCCCCCTGGCCAACCTGCGGTACCTCAGCCTGAGGAACAACTCCCTGGAGACCTTCTCGGTGTCGTTCCTGTGccctcccttctccctggagcagctgtggctgggggGCAACAACTGGCACTGCAACTGCTCGCTGAAGGGGCTGCGGGACTTCTCGCTGCAGCACCCGGCCGTGGTGCCGCGCTTCGTGCAGTCGGTGGCCGAGGGCGACGACAGCCACGTCCCCATCTACACCTACAACAACCTCACCTGCCTGCAGCCGCCGGGCCTGGCGGGGCTGGACCTGCGGGACACTGCCCAGGAGAGCTTTGctcactgctga
- the NUBP2 gene encoding cytosolic Fe-S cluster assembly factor NUBP2 → MRGGNMEETAGDRANLAGVRHIVLVLSGKGGVGKSTLSTELALALRHAGKRVGILDVDLCGPSIPRMLRVQDSSVHQCDSGWVPVFVGQDKAVALMSIGFLLERPDDAVVWRGPKKNALIKQFVTDVAWGDLDFLIVDTPPGTSDEHISTVEALRPHQLLGAVLVTTPQAVSVGDVRRELTFCRKAGLHILGIVENMSGFVCPHCSECTNIFSKGGGEELAKHAGVPFLGCVPLDPQLSQSLEEGRDFIQEFPKSSAFPALTHIAQQILDTSQRSS, encoded by the exons ATGCGGGGAGGCAACATGGAGGAGACGGCTGGGG ACAGAGCCAACCTGGCCGGGGTGCGGCACATCGTGCTGGTGCTGTCGGGGAAGGGCGGCGTTGGGAAGAGCACCCTCTCCACCGAGCTGGCCCTGGCTCTGCGGCACGCTGGGAAGAGG gTGGGCATCTTGGACGTGGACCTGTGTGGCCCCAGCATCCCACGCATGCTGAGGGTGCAGGACAGCTCTGTGCACCAGTGTGACAGCGGCTGGGTGCCCGTGTTCGTGGGCCAGGACAAGGCCGTCGCCCTCATGTCCATTGGATTCCTGCTGGAGCGCCCCGACGACGCCGTGGTCTGGAGGGGACCCAAGAAAAACG CTTTGATCAAGCAGTTTGTCACCGATGTGGCCTGGGGGGATCTGGATTTCCTCATTGTGGACACGCCACCAGGCACATCTGACGAGCACATCTCCACTGTGGAGGCCCTGAGGCCCCACCAGCTGCTGGGGGCAGTGCTGGTCACAACCCCTCag GCTGTGTCCGTGGGGGACGTGAGGCGGGAGCTGACGTTCTGCAGGAAGGCAGGGCTGCACATCCTCGGCATCGTGGAGAACATGAGCGGCTTCGTGTGCCCCCACTGCTCT GAATGCACAAACATCTTCTCCAAAGGGGGAGGCGAGGAGCTGGCCAAGCACGCCGGGGTGCCCTTCCTGG GCTGTGTCCCCCTGgacccccagctcagccagagCTTGGAAGAAGGCAGAGACTTCATCCAAGAGTTTCCCAagagctctgccttccctgcccTGACTCACATTGCCCAGCAGATCTTGGATACATCGCAGAGGAGCTCCTGA